One Lysinibacillus fusiformis genomic window carries:
- the coaW gene encoding type II pantothenate kinase, whose product MPKAIGIDAGGTLTKVAYLDEHNELILSTFPSNDLQAVKDWIINNPDIEDIGVTGGRTEQLLDVIKTMKSIHYIVEFEATLKGVRFLLNKGGYYFERSMITNIGTGTSIHYMEGNTHIRVGGTGIGGGTLIGLSALTTGITDYNEIREMAVKGNREGVDLLVKDIYQGMDTPIDGHLTASNFGKVGITEAIKQPAADILATVQGLVGEVITTLSIQYAEEKNAQHIVYIGSTISNNEHLVNVIANYTRTKKHTPVFINDHGFSGAVGALLNITEYTIV is encoded by the coding sequence ATGCCAAAGGCTATAGGTATTGATGCAGGCGGCACATTGACGAAAGTTGCTTATTTAGACGAGCATAATGAACTTATTCTATCAACTTTTCCGTCTAATGATTTGCAGGCTGTAAAGGATTGGATTATTAATAATCCAGATATTGAGGATATTGGTGTTACGGGGGGACGTACAGAACAATTACTTGATGTCATTAAAACAATGAAATCGATTCATTATATAGTAGAGTTTGAAGCTACATTGAAAGGTGTCCGCTTTTTGTTAAATAAAGGCGGATATTATTTTGAACGTAGTATGATTACCAATATTGGTACGGGGACTTCGATTCATTATATGGAAGGAAATACGCATATTCGTGTTGGTGGGACAGGTATTGGTGGTGGCACATTGATTGGATTGTCAGCGCTTACAACAGGCATTACCGATTACAATGAAATTCGAGAAATGGCAGTAAAAGGAAATCGGGAGGGCGTTGATCTACTGGTAAAAGATATTTATCAAGGAATGGACACACCGATTGATGGACATTTAACTGCGAGTAATTTTGGCAAAGTTGGTATTACGGAGGCTATTAAACAGCCAGCAGCGGATATACTTGCAACTGTTCAAGGGCTTGTCGGTGAGGTTATTACAACACTCAGCATTCAGTACGCGGAAGAAAAAAACGCCCAACATATTGTCTATATCGGTTCAACCATTAGCAATAATGAACATCTCGTCAATGTTATTGCCAATTATACACGTACAAAAAAACATACACCTGTCTTTATTAACGACCATGGTTTTTCGGGTGCCGTCGGTGCATTATTGAACATAACTGAATATACGATTGTCTAA
- a CDS encoding DUF3889 domain-containing protein: MRKSFIVLGIFLTANTAPLPISTIAHAQQATPSYAKWGRLAITETQSKYPHAKIIDYLHEGSEISADATIEKFKLWLKDGEREFGVYVRIKYTTVTEKVEDISFQETAR; this comes from the coding sequence ATGCGAAAATCATTTATTGTACTTGGGATCTTTCTTACAGCTAATACTGCGCCTCTTCCTATTTCAACGATTGCCCATGCTCAACAAGCAACGCCAAGCTATGCAAAATGGGGAAGGCTTGCTATAACAGAGACACAGTCAAAATATCCACATGCGAAAATTATTGACTATTTGCATGAAGGCAGTGAAATTTCTGCGGATGCAACAATTGAAAAATTTAAGCTATGGCTAAAAGATGGTGAGCGGGAATTCGGCGTTTATGTAAGAATTAAGTATACGACCGTAACGGAAAAAGTAGAGGATATTTCCTTTCAAGAAACGGCTAGATAA
- a CDS encoding DJ-1/PfpI family protein, with translation MGKNVLIIAGDAVEALEIYYPYYRCLEAGYNVTIAAPSAKKLQTVLHDFVEGVDTYIERPAYGLEAHSAFADIDPTQFDGLIIPGGRAPEYIRLNEHVPAIVSHFFEANKPIAAVCHAAQIFATIPEVLKGRELTAYIACKPEVQVAGATYIEANLHTDGNLVSGHAWPDLPGLMREFMQKLQG, from the coding sequence CGTTGGAAATTTATTATCCATATTATCGCTGCCTAGAGGCTGGTTATAACGTAACGATTGCAGCACCTTCTGCGAAAAAATTACAAACGGTACTGCATGATTTTGTTGAGGGCGTCGATACATATATCGAACGTCCAGCGTATGGTTTAGAAGCCCATTCAGCCTTTGCAGATATTGATCCAACGCAGTTTGATGGGTTAATCATTCCGGGTGGTCGAGCACCGGAATACATTCGTTTAAATGAGCATGTCCCAGCGATTGTCAGCCATTTCTTTGAAGCCAATAAACCGATTGCCGCAGTTTGTCACGCAGCTCAAATTTTCGCGACCATTCCTGAGGTGCTGAAAGGAAGAGAACTAACAGCCTATATTGCCTGCAAACCAGAAGTGCAAGTAGCTGGTGCCACTTATATTGAGGCGAACTTGCATACAGACGGCAATCTCGTAAGTGGTCATGCATGGCCTGATTTACCTGGTCTCATGCGCGAATTCATGCAAAAATTACAAGGTTAA